The following is a genomic window from Carassius gibelio isolate Cgi1373 ecotype wild population from Czech Republic chromosome B20, carGib1.2-hapl.c, whole genome shotgun sequence.
TACCAGTTCCAAATCGACACAGAACCAATTTATCAACAGCCTCAAGATGGACGGCTTGGCTTCAATGAacggcagcagcaacaacaagGAGAACCGCTTCCGCGACCGGTCCTACTCTGAGAACGGGGAGCGTCTAAGGCCGGGCAACATCATGTGCATTGGTGCCAACGGAAACAGCCAGGTCAACTCAAGCCGCTATAAGACCGAACTCTGCAGGCCCTTTGAGGAGAATGGCACTTGTAAATATGGTGACAAGTGCCAGTTTGCCCATGGGATGCACGAGCTTCGTAGTCTAAATCGCCACCCCAAGTACAAGACCGAGCTCTGTCGCACCTTCCACAGCATTGGTTATTGCCCATATGGGCCGCGCTGTCACTTCATCCACAACGCAGAGGAGCGATGCGGACCCCCTCCTCTCTCCGCCTTCAACAAGATGGAGCGACCTCGCCTTCATCACAGCTACAGTTTTGCCGGTTTCACAAGCTCAGGTGGCTCCCAGGGCAGCCCGACCTCTGTCACACCTCCGCCCATATTTTCCAACGAAAACATCAACGAGTGGCCC
Proteins encoded in this region:
- the zfp36l1b gene encoding mRNA decay activator protein ZFP36L1b, which codes for MSATVVSSFFDYEVTNKNNKVMSYNSPLSSSHLQSVPTTGANTPFTPTGSLLDRKVVGTPSVGLYQRRHSVSVTSSKSTQNQFINSLKMDGLASMNGSSNNKENRFRDRSYSENGERLRPGNIMCIGANGNSQVNSSRYKTELCRPFEENGTCKYGDKCQFAHGMHELRSLNRHPKYKTELCRTFHSIGYCPYGPRCHFIHNAEERCGPPPLSAFNKMERPRLHHSYSFAGFTSSGGSQGSPTSVTPPPIFSNENINEWPSNPFTYSSQEFANLFAPSLDGTTVPDLPAPHSPTAPSFFRPMSESPPSPLDSLSDQEGYQSSLGSQSGSESPVLDATRRLPIFSRLSISDD